The Pelmatolapia mariae isolate MD_Pm_ZW linkage group LG2, Pm_UMD_F_2, whole genome shotgun sequence sequence atctgactgactaaactgtattttttttatttgtatttttagttttttgcctGTGGCAGTAAAATTAACAATGTGTTGTCTGGtaagtcattcttttttaaaagtccCTGCAGCGTTCCGTGAATAACCCCGTTTGTTGGTTAAATCTCCATGGGTTTTAAGAGGAGGGAgggtaagagaaaaaaaaaggaaccgGGACAAAATCTCGAGATGTGAAAGTGGGAGAGTGGGAAGAGTCCGCCCTTCCAGTGGGCTGTTACCTCCTGCCCATCTCGTTCTGTCTGAGAAACTGGATATTGTTGCTGCTGTCAGCCAGTTCTGGATACTGCTCCACAGGCAGTACGTAGTAGCCGTCATAGCCCTGTACTCGACCTGTCGTTAGGAGCTGCTGTCTCTCCCCTTCTGTCCAGAGGCGACTGCCTCCCTTTCCGTCCCTAGCTCGCTGCTGTTCCTTGGCCCAGGCACCCGCCAGCGCCCTCTGCCTGGCCAGCTCCAACAGTCTTACCTTCTCTTCGTCCAGCACGTCTGCAGCGAGCCCGTACCGAACGCTCAGTAATAATGACGGAACTGCAAACTCCACGGTCACTCCTCTCCTCGACCGCCCGCTCACTGTCACATTGATTCCGCTCTCCAGTGACTTGCGCCCGTTTGTGAGCCCCAGGGCCAGCAGGTCGCTGTCAGCAGAGCCTACCTTCACAAAGTAGTGGCAGTCCTTTCCATCCTGTGTGTAATGCGTGCCTTCGAGGTACTGCGCACCATTGAGCACCAGAGCCACTTTGCGGCTGTCTTCACTGGCCAGCGCCGACACGCCGGCCACCACTCTCCCCTCCTGCAGCGCCAGCATTACTCCTCTGCCTATTATGGGGGTGCTGGTGCCGAACCAGTGGCCGGGCTTGTCCTTGCGCCTGCGACGCTCCTTGTTGAGCAGACGACCCTCCAGGGCCATGAAGGCCTGGTTGTGGCGCTCAGCTGCTTGCTGCACGCCGGTTATGAGCTATATAgaaaaagttaaagaaaagcTTTGTCACTTTTTTGAAAGAGATGATAATGTAATAACACACAGCTGACCGCAGTGAGTAAATACAGGGCACATTTATAttagatttaaaagaaaatggtcAATATTTGATTTAATAATGAGAGTGggtatatattttaaataggtGTACCTGTCCGTTCTCACAGTGCTGGGTGGCCTGCAGCTCATACGGTGGCTCCACAAAGTAGAGCGAGTGTCGAGGGAACCCTGGGATTATGTTACTGAGCTGGAAGCCAAACATTACCAGCCAACTCTTCACATCTACAGCAAGCAGACGAGGGGAAATTACTTTTGCTGAATGACAAAGTTAAACACAGTAGCAAATGAAGCTGTGGCTTTATTataacaaaaaaccaaaaaactgaaAGCGTGTTTGCTTTTGTGACTTATCTCGTCCGTGCCATCTGTAGTACATTGTTACTAGCATAAACTATCTAGTCCACAACAATCTGTTCTGCTGAACACTAGAGATTCCTGACAGTCTCAGGACATAAGCTAAGATGAGCTTGTTAAGTAAACTAGAAGCGTTATTTTCCCTGCTTTTTAATATGCCAGGAAGAAACACAGCCAACCATCTGAGACAGAGTACAAGGGCTAAATATTCATACAACACATTTCACCATTTGGCCCACATAATATTTGTAACTATCTACCTGTGACGTAGTTTTTAACATCCAGCATGTCACTGAGTGGGTTGTTGTTCTTGAACATATACAGATTAAAGGGAGCGGGATCTTTTCCTATCTTGGGCCACATGCTATAGTCGGGTGAGGTCCACCGTCCAGCCAAGACGTCGTAGTCCCGCTGGGTGAAGTGGACCAGCTTCGTCAAGGGGTCGTACAGGCCGCCGTGGAAACCCACCACCAGTTGGAACTCTGGGTTAGAGTCCAGATACACCTCGCCGTAGGCGGTGTACTGGATCTGGGTAAGAGAAGCAGATCAGTCAAAATTAAACAACAATGCGGATGGTGGAGCAGGAATAAATGTGGAACAGGTGTGATTCACAGCTGGATACCTGTTTGATCATTTGTCCATTGCTGCTGAAGACTGCTAGCGGTGTGCCAGTGTTGTCAGAAGCTATGTAATATTCCTCTCCACTGCTCACCTCCATGGCAAAGAGATGACCCTGATCAATAGACAGTTACAAATTCAGATATTAGTTCAGGATCATGTTTGTGCTGATTAATCAGTCTGTACCACAAACATTATAGGATGATCTTATAATTAACCAACCACGCCCACCTGGAGGTCATAGTAGAGTGACGAGATGTCAGAGCTGGAGTGATTGAAGATGTGCGTCACCCTGGTTGGATGGTTGAGGTCAGCATAGAAGAACTGAAGGTGCTGCCCCAGGCTGTTCCTCGTGGACACCCTGCGACCGAGCCCATCATAGTGATATACAACGCTCCAGCCTCCTGGACCTCTGTTGTAAGCCCGCAGGAGCTGACCTTTGGAGTTATAGTCAAAAACGTCCGACCCACGCTGACTCAGGAAGCCGTCTTCGTCCAGGCGATATTGGACATCTCCCAGGCGCGTAATGCGATCTCTGAGGTCGTAACGCAGAGGCAAGATCCGGGCACTGTTCCCAggattcagcaggtggaggTTACCGTTAAGGTCGTAGCTGTAGCGCCAGGTAGACCAATCATTCACCTGGAAACAAACAATGATGTTTGTAAATCAGAGTTATGGATTTTCAGCCTCTAATAAAGACACACCGCACGGTTAGAATCCCAACCTCTCCGCTCACCTTGACGCCACTGAGCTGCCCGTCTCCATCGTAATCGTAGCGGTACTGTGTGGTGTTGGCGTAGGGCCCGATCTtaagctctctcttcaccacacgTCCCATGCTGTCATACTGGACCGTCATCCAGTACATGAGAGAACGGAAGATCTCATACTGGACCTCCTTGATGCGACCGTGGGTGTCAAAATGCTTACTCAGTGTCATAACGGCAGTGGTGATGATTTGATTGATGTCGTAGTAAATGACCCCAAACTTTCCAAAGTGTTCTATCTGTAAGGAGGAAAAAGCAAGAAAGGTAAGCTACAAATACTTGGAAAGGGCGTTGCTAAAACAGGAAAGTAAACCAGAACAAATATTCTGCACCTTTCCAGAGATCTCATCATATCGGTAGAGGTCAACAGGCAGTGGCGTCTCACTGATGACCGGCTTCATGCTGGCAATCCGGAAGCTGTTGTCATGGTAGGTGTAGTCGAACCGCGCGTTGACCATCCCCTCCTCACTGAAGCGATAGATCTGCTTGTCGATAAGTGGGCCCATTTTGCGATAGCGGATGGTGCAGGAGAAACCCCCGCTCTGCAGGTTGACCATCTTTAGCACGCCGGCTGTCTCGTCGTACCCAAAAGTGACGGCGGTGCTGTCGTAAACGATCTCCGACAGCTTCGTTAGCTTGCCGTACTTGTAGAGGACACGCCGCCCGGTGCCCAGGTAATGTACGGCCTGAGGTCTGCCGTCCTCACTGAAATCGTGGATGATGGAGGCGTTGCTCTCCGGAGGGTTGTAGGTGTTGCGAATATAGCCGACGGACACATGCGTGAACATAGTGTGGCGAGCGACACTGGGCATCGTGACAGCTGTGACTCGACCCGAGGCGTCAAACTCAAAGACGTACTGCCTCTGGCTTTGCAGGAGCAGCACCATGGACTGGAAGCAGAGCAGGGAGGTGAAATACGGATTAATATAATAGCATTATCACTGGGTGACTTGTCTCCTGTGAAATAGCACCAGGAGTAATTTGCTCTCTCCCCTGACAAATCTGAACCTTCATAACCATAAAAATGATGTATTATTTCACTCAGTCCTACAATCCAAATTACTGTACTTTCTTGCTAATGCCTTCCTCTGGATGTGACTCTGTGGATGACAGTGTTGAAGATAAATGCACTCACTTTGTCAAGATAGCTGTAGCTCCACACCTTCCCGTCTACAAAAGAGCGAGACAGGATGCGTCCCTGGGGGTCAAATTCCGTCCTCTCACTCATGCTTCCCCTCTGCAGCCCTACAAGCTGTCCGGTGGCGGAGTACGACACGTTGACTACGGCCAGGCTGCTGCTGGGCAACCACATAGCTGGCCGGCCCTGAGCGTCGTACATGATGCGCAGCGTGAACTTGCGGTGATCGTCGTAAATCTTTTCCGTACGGGTGTTGCGATCGAAATCGATGGAGAGGAGATTGCGGCCATGAGCCTAAAGAAAAGGAAGGCGTTTCTCAGGTAAGTTAAGTGAACTGCACATGTGGATTTTAACAAAGCAGTGGACAGGTTAGTAAAATTGGTTACCCTCAGCTTCCTCCCAAACACGGTGATCTTGCCCTTGGTCTGCTCCTTGCGCAGTCGCCACTCAATGGAGTTGAGACCATTGTCTGTAGGCAGAGTGATGTTCCTTCGGCCGATGGTTGGACTGACAGAACCCGCCAGGATGTGTGGCTCTGTGTGGAAACTGATGCCCATCCCATTGGCGTACATCACTCTTAGGGTCCCGTTATTACACAGCTGATAGCTGTTCCTCACCTGGTCTGTAGGGGGACACCAGCAGACACGGCATCAAAGACAAGACGAGAGGCACACAAGACTTCCAGGTTCCAACTGAATAGCCAATGTCTTTTGGGAAGCTTCCACAATGAGTGAAGTGACCCGGAAATATGGGTGTGGCGACCATAATAAGAGCTGGTAAACACTAAAGTGCTTTAGTGCTTCCTTTATGACTTCCTTAAGCACAGGCTACACCGGACTATGAAAGGAAAGAAGATAATGCTTGAGAACAAAGTGATGACTAGAATGCTAAACTGTCAGTCTAATGCCACATCTGGAGCTGATATACAAATACATCGTAAACTTTTAACACTTTGTTAAACCAACTTGAAACATTCCACTTTATTTAAATCTGCTGCTGCCTCATGTGAAGTATTTTTCAGCATGAGTTTACAAAAGcggtatataaataaagctaattagccattttaaaataatgtaaaaggGAAGGTTGTTTAGTTTAGTGTTGCGTGCTTATATCCTTGTTTTGGGAGCTGCTGCACTCACTGCCAACTTTTAGGATTATCATTACTTAATTTTGCTCCAGAGATGCTGAAAGCCCCAATAAAGGAAGAGTTAAAGTCGATTCAgcggagagagacagaaagagaaaatacaAGTGGACAGGAGGGGGAGCAACATCTCTTAAGACAACACCACCGCTGTGACAGGAAAAGATATTCTTCTTAGAAACTCCAATCTAACTAATAAAGTGGAAAGTGCTCCATCTTTGTGCAATTTTAGCTTCTACCTGGCACACTCAGGTCAACAGCCTCCTCATATTATCAAACAGCTTAGTGTAAGTGCAGTCTCTTTGCCTACATCTTGGCAAATTCTCCTCTGCACCTTTCCTTTGCTTCATGACGTTTTCCACTGAGGTGAATGAAAAGTGgtttgaaaaagagaaagtcTGACTATTCAACTACAACCTAAGTTCTTGTGTTGAGGTCCAAATGATAGTACCTCAGAAGAAGCGTAGTACCCAAATCTTAGCGAATCGAAACCTGAAAGTATTCGATTCAGGTCAGACAAAGTCGGTAAAAAAATTATAATCTATGAAATCAGAATAGCAATTTGAAGGTACTAGTTTCATGTAGAGGATATGAACACTGGTGAGGAGAATACATCACATTTTATGACCTTTCAGGCAAGGATACATAGGATCATTCACTCTGAAAATTACTGTACATACAGTAAAAGTAGgtgaaaagataaaaaaaagactgtAGGTTCCATCAGAGAAGTTGTATTATTTTATCTTTGCACTGCTTTTCAACCGTACTGCATTTTCACTGTGGTCTGGGAAATGTTACATAAGCTTTCTACCGTTTGGTTGGAGCTGATTCTGCAAGGCAAACTGCAGCCTGTGTTGACAGACGCACGTATTTACTCTGTTTTTTACCGCACAAAATCCAAGCTTAGACCCGACGGACCAATCAGAAGTGATCCGACAGAACGGGCACTTTAGCATCTGATGGCGATGGGAAATCCGAGTCACAGAGGCTTACGTCAGTCGGAATCAGATCGTGTCCATTAAACGTTTACGGACCTGATTTCTGGCTCCTTCCCACAAACTGCGCGCTATTCTAAATAAAAAATCCTCAGGCTAAAGAGACATCGCTCCACAATCAACATCTCTCCAATTTATCGACTTCAACAAGAATAGAGACAGATAAGCCCGTGATTAATGCAGAGGCTAAATTTTCCCTCTGATGTCTGAAAGCAAGCTCTCCTCCCCACCCCCGATCACAATGAAGTGATTAAAAGCGAGATTAAATTGTTTTCAGCTCAGAAATATCGAGAAGATGCAGAGTTGGgagctttctttatttcacttaCAAAAGGTGAGGGGGTAGAGGATTGGATGGTTGTCTCTTTGAAGTCCTGCCATAAATGACAGTAATCCATAAGGCCAATTTGTAATAAAGCTCCAGGCACATTTTAACAATGCCTCAAACAGACAAGTGAAGCTTTTTCCATTGACTTGGCAGCAACAGCCTTTAGATAAATCTTCTCCGCTCTCTCTGTCTGAACAACCTCGTAATAAAACAGAAGCGAGGTAGAGGGATAGCGAGCGcgcgtgagagagagagggtgaaatGAGAGCTGGAGGGCCAAGGAGAATTCACTGTGCTGGAGTTAATGAAGAGAGCGAGAAAGAGCCGAAAGTGAGGGAGACGGTTAAGTGAGTATGTCAGCAGAGAGCTGTGCTCAAACCCACACAGTGCAGTGGAAACCTTAAATTACTTACAGCCGTGTGAACAACTCTTCTCTTCTACTGCAACAAAGGTGGACGACTGAACATATACGTAGACGCAACGTTTTCTCAATGTTTTTGGACCGTAACGAGTCCGGTCTGGATTCAGACGTTCGTCACACGGCACCGGTCAGTGGAGGGGGGGGGCTGTCGGGagaattcttcttcttcttcttcgtctttGTCCCCCCACCTCTCTAAACAGACCAAATAAGCTCAGGGATCATGGGAACtgtcagtatgtgtgtgtgcgtgtgtttctgtctgtgtgtaagGAGAGAGCTTGAGGGATGAGGAGGATTCACTCTACACGAGTTAATGAATTTTGCTGTGATGATATTCAAAAGCAGGATGATCCCAGCTGGGATTAACTATATATTGGTAATTTTACTCCTTAAGAGGGGAGCGGGAGAGGGCTGGGTGTGGGTAGGGGGAAAGAAAATAATCTCCTGGAGCATGCACATAACTGAGTGAAAATTAGAAGACTTTCAATTAGAGCCGGCAGGCCGGAGCACATTCAGCATTAGAGGGCGGCTGTGTTTTTTTGAATGCTAAGACAAAGCAGTGCTAGAGCCTGCATGAATCTCATTAGGGTGATGATACCACATAAACAGATCTGCTTCACTGTTATCAGGATTACTTAAAAGTCTACTCAGAATGACTAATGAACGATAGTTGCTTGATTTACACTGTTCTATGCTGATAAGTTGAACCCAGGATTAGCCTGTCTTTGTGCCACATCATTTCACAAGTATTTAAAAATTCAATGCCGGATCATTTTTCCTCCGTGTGTCCAGGTTTGTGTTAAGCGTGTCCCCTACCTTGTACTACGGTGTATGAGGCTTCAACCGAGGACAGGTTGGTGATGACGGTGACATCGTCGTCTCTGCTCGAGCTCTCAATGTCGATGTTGATGGAGCGCTCGATCTCTCGGTGCAGACTTGTCACCATGCCCGTCGGGTATGTCACGTTGGTCAGGCGACCCTCGCTGTCATACCTGGGAAATGGGAGATTGCAGACTTGTTCATACTTGTGCCACCTGTGTGTTGAAAATCGAGCGCACACCCAACAGTCACAAAAAACAGTTTGGCaagggggtgggggtgtttgGTTGTAGATATAAAAGCTAACACTTGGGGGCAGCAGAGCACTGTGCGAAATTCAAGGAGAAAGTAGGAATCAGAGGATGGGAATTGATGGAAATGAACCCGACAGCACTCAAAGAAGACAATGCACACAGTGTCACACACTTACTGGTAAAATGTGGTCCATCCAGTCTCGTCAGCTTTGGTTGCCAGGAGGCCCGTGTTGCCACTGTAGCCCATCAGAGCTACTTCTTGGCCCAAGGCTGACACACTACGCAGCCCCCCACTGGGGTCCAGTCCAAGGGTCACCACTTGATTCTCAGGCAGCAGCACCAGTCTGAGCAGGCCGGCTCCTCCTCCTTGGCCCTGCCCATCCCGCCTCACTTTCACAGTATTGTTGCAGTTATCCACCAGCATGGCCAGCTCGCCGTCGGGGCCGTAGGTGAAGTTGAAAAGCGGCTCCCCAGTCACGAGGCTGACTGTCTGGATGTGAAGCCCCTCCCCGTTGAAGACGTACAGCTCCTGCTCCCTCGGAGACGCGACTTCGTACTGCGCCGATCCGACGTACCCGACGCTAGAGAGGGCAGGGCCGGGCCGGTTCGCTCGCACGGCTCGGATGCGTATGTTGTTGAGGTCTGCGATAAAAAGAGTCCCATCGGGGGACACGGCCAGGGAAGTCGGGGAGTTCAAGCCAGCGTCGGGGGCGTAGCCCTCGTCACCGTAGAAGCAGTTGCAGTTGACGTCGTTCTTGCAGTCGCAGTCAGAGGCAGCACCAGCCAGGAGAGAGATTTCTCCATTAGTGCtcacctaaaaataaataaatgaacaaataaataaataaataaaaacacccaCACTTTGAACAAAGAAACAACCAGACAACCGCATACCTGTCTCACTCGGTTAATCTTTTTCTCATCTGTTTCGGCGATGTACAGGATGCCGGTGTGGGACAAGGCGATGGCTGTGGCGCTCTCTAGGGCGGCGTGTATAGCCAGCTTACTGAGGCTGTAGTCGATGCCCGGCACTTGGCAGTGCATAGGCCGACCTGCTATAATGCTCACCTTTAGGAAACAATGCAGAAAGTATTGATGATCCAAAAAAGAAGGATGCCAACATAAGATTCCAAAGTAGTAAGTAGTATCTTCCTAGAACTAATTAATCAGTAATTTTCCTGAAAAACTTAGAAAACTGGTAGAATTTGAACTTTTTACTTCTAAATTGGCTTTAGGAAGGCTAATTGGGACGAAATCTTGTCAAAAGCCTATGGCGAGTGTGCACTCTAATGGGTTTGCAGCCTTGTATGTACAGACCTGGTGGTTCTCAGTGATGCGTAAAATGACGTTGTTTTCCAGGACGTACAGAGAGTTGTCCATGGGGTTCACTGCTAAGTCTGTGGGCCACTCAAGACGCACCTGACGGGCAGAAACAGAAGTTATACGATCTGTGAGACGGTATCTATACTGAAAGGGTGCCAAGGTTCAGACAAGTCTCTTATTCATTTAAGTGACTGCAGCAGTGTTCACTTTCTTCTGATCCATTCATTTATCCATTGACTCTTTAATCCCTCCCTAAATCAGTTTCTCCCTGACCTCCCGGCTGGCTCTACTCCACAGAGTCATCATAGCTCAGCACTAAGGGAGCTCTTAGATCATCATCAATCACACCATCGGCTTTTGTCTCTTTCCCCCACCCCCCTTTCTCTCCCACCTGGCTGACGTCCATGCTGGTGTCACAGCTCAGAGGCCGCACGGCGGTCAGGTCGTTAGCCCCCAGCAGAGTAGAGATGATGCCATTCTGGTCCACCTTGCGGATCATGGTGGCGTCCACGAAATACATCAGCCCGTTTTTATCCACTGCGATACCTGTCAGCGGGGGGAGATGAACACCGTGAATGACGACTCATAACTCAAACACTGCGGGGCCATACCCATAGACATTTTAAGTCAATTAAACTTCACTCTTTCAGCCGCTGAAAATGAATAGCAGCCCGGGCCGCTCAATTGCTCAATGCTTCATCGAATGAGAGGGAACACAGTGATGGAACGGGCATTGAACTGTTGAGAAATGTTAGTTTTGGGATGAGTCATCGGGATGCCGAGCTGAACTCCCCTCAGAGGGCAACCGCAGACGGCACGCAGATCATCTAGAATGGCGAGTGATCTCTTGCGCTTCTCTTCCTTCCTTGGTTTCTCTTgatctcttttttgttttttgacaccCAACTTTCCACTTCTCATTTGTTTATACCTCTCTCCGTTTTATCCTTTATCACTGGGTTGGTGTCACCCCGTCAGTCTATCAGACAGCAGACGCTCAGAGAGGTGTGACTGTTCAAGTAAAGTGTGCCCAGAAATAACTTCTAGATGCACTGGGATAGAAAACAACAGATGGAGGATACAGCGAAGGGTGCACAGAGTAAATGATATGGAGATAAATAGGAAAAAGAGCGGAAGAgctggaggaagagaagaaacaggaaaagggAGGAACTGACGCTTTCTGACTGCGTGACGGGTAAGAGAGAATCAGCAGTTCATTGTCTTCCCCGATCGTCCCATCTTATCTCATGAaccgtgcatacacacacacatgcatgcactcTTGCATGCACACAGTGTATATATTCTAACATCTGTGGCGCTACATGTACACACATGGCAAGAAATGTGACAGTGTGACATCCTTGACAGTTTGGTGTCACAGTGTTCTGAGATCCAATGATCCACAAAAATAATCCCATTATAAGTTTAACATTAACCTGGTTTATAACCTCCTTCTGTCTCTGTCCTGCTTTAGTTGAGTCATAAGATGGGCgcattatggaaaaaaaaaaaaatctcatcagTGAAAATGTAAGCCCCCTTAAATTACATGTTTTGTGAACTGAACTGTGGATCACAAAGTGGAGGTCTCCTCAACAAAACTCATTTCGAAGGATATCTTAAGAGTCTGTATCCACATTTTATACTGTAATACAAGAAAATGCAATTTGAACAATATGAAGTTAACTGTGAAGTGAAATTCCCCCTAAGTGGCTCACCTTTGGGGCTCATAAGTGTAGCTTCAGTGGCTTTTCCACCGTCGCCACAGCGCTCATCGAAGGGCAGGCACTGCTCCCCGGTCCCCGCCACGACCTCAGCATTATCTGACAGCAGCCGACCACCGGTTAATGACCGCACGCGGTAAATCCGTCGCGAGTTTGTGTCTGAGATAAACAGCGCCCCAGATACCGGATCCACAGCCATAAAGTACTTATGGGTTGGGTTATTACTGAagcaaaagaagacaaaaaaccaaaacaggtATAATTATAAAATCAGTGAACAGCCTGGATTTACATTGTAAATGATACTTTGAAGcgcttttgcatttttttttttcctttgctggcATGTTGTTAATTTTTCATCCTGAGCCTCTTACCTGTGTCTGAAATCTTTGTTCCtttaagaaaagaaagggaGACAGAAGCACagcaaaacaaatgttaattCACACAGTCTGCACAGAGCAACCTacagagagcaacacaaagCTGGCAGTGGTGTGAAGAGCAACATTTAAAGATGTGTAAAAACACCCTGGGGAAATGTTATCTAGCACAGTCTATATTTCTTGCCAGTCCAAGTCTCTCACCTCACTTCTTTCATCTAACATCTTGTaagcactgaaaacatccagtcTTTATCCacaattttttcttttcctgctgaCTTACCTCAATATATCTGCAACATAGAGAAACCTCTAAATTCAAAACTGCTTTCCTATTGATTACTATTCTATTAATTCGCAATTTACTATCCCATAGATCTGGAGATTTACCTCAGTTCCAGGATGCCAGTTGTGTTCATAGACGGGTAGACCCGGCGTACAAAATTGAGGTCCCCGACATACAGGCTGCCATCGACGCCCATTGCCAAAGCAACCGGAGCCAGCAGCTTGTTGCCGTCTGCGAGGCCGTTACAGCTGGGGCACGAGATGCTGCGCCTGCGGCCGTTTCCCATGATGCTCGTGATTACCGGAGGCTGCTCTGTCACAAAGATGTTTTCCCCGCTGCCTTTGTGAAGGATGCCTGGGaacaacaaaagacaaacagatATATTAAAAGCAGATAAGGGCTCATTATTCCACAGGTAACCGTGGAATCAGCTACCCCCAATCACATCCACCCCGATGTAGAAATGGTTTCCTTTAACTCGTTGCTGGAGCCATCAAGAAAGCAAAATTTAACTTGTTCAatgtttttttcaatttaataCCTGGAA is a genomic window containing:
- the tenm2a gene encoding teneurin-2 isoform X5 translates to MDLKDRRNRSLTRGRCSKDSQYNTSSLDTDECRVPTQKSYSSSETLKAFDHEQRLHYGGCVTDLVHHEADEYSRQGLLEFSPVLLRYFISVGGKDNEARKTRNGGNFTLAELGVCEPSPPPHPAAVPYCPDLGLLQRGYSLSAGSDADSDPEGPLSPERAIQLWAGRGGVKSRRSSGVSSRENSALTLTDSENDNKSDDESAYLDDEDDDDPFGDYVITKHQLHLMASTGRPLPPTSSSTLLPPSLPSSSSAPHHPSPGPSPPIRECQVPLLEKNSTHSHLEPHPEDSYLLRAQPSSTGAANHQSQTTLRPPLPPPHNHHTLSHQSANSLNRNTLRGGRNPIHAPAPGTGDGPTTPESVQLQDSWVLNSNVPLETRHFLFKTSSGTTPLFSSSSPGYPLTSGTVYSPPPRLLPRNTFSRSAFKLKKPSKYCSWKCAAVTAIAAAALLAILLSYFIAINLLGLTWQLKPSDGPVLNNGLGAGLPVNSDVATLPSGGRGPWAGRNSSIDSGSIEVGRRVTQEVPPGVFWRSLLHLSQPQFLKFNISLGKDALFGVYIRKGLPPSHAQYDYMERLDGKEKWSVVESPRERRSIQTVVLNEAVFVQYLDAGAWHLAFYNDGRERETVSFSTNVMDSVQECPRNCHGNGECNSGVCHCFPGFHGMDCSKAACPVLCSGNGQYDKGSCVCYSGWKGPECDVPVTQCIDPLCSGHGTCTDGNCVCSVGYKGPNCAEVDCMDPTCSNNGICVNGECHCKPGWGGLHCELPRAQCPDQCHGHGAFIPDTGLCSCDPNWMGPDCSMEVCSVDCGTHGVCMGGACRCEEGWTGAGCDQRVCNPLCIKHGTCKDGKCQCHQGWNGEHCTIDGCPNLCNGNGQCTMGQQSWHCECQTGWRGPGCSVAMETSCADNKDNEGDGLTDCMDPDCCIQSPCQNSPLCRGSRDPLLVIQQSPMSQPRVRSFYDRVKMLVGRDSTHIIPSENPFNSSLASLIRGQVLTTDGTPLVGVNVSFVNYPHYGYTLTRQDGMFDLIANGGASLTLRFERAPFLSQERTVWLPWSQFYAMDTLVLKTEENTIPGCDLSGFVRPDPLVIASPLSSFFSSKPGEKPIIPETQVLHEQIEVPGTSLKLCYLSSRTQGYRSLLKVTMTPAVVSMGLLKVHLMVAVEGHLFQKWFHASPNLAYTYIWDKTDAYGQRVYGLSEAVVSVGYEYESCASLILWEKRTALLQGYELDPTNLGGWSLNKHHILNTRSGILHKGSGENIFVTEQPPVITSIMGNGRRRSISCPSCNGLADGNKLLAPVALAMGVDGSLYVGDLNFVRRVYPSMNTTGILELRNKDFRHSNNPTHKYFMAVDPVSGALFISDTNSRRIYRVRSLTGGRLLSDNAEVVAGTGEQCLPFDERCGDGGKATEATLMSPKGIAVDKNGLMYFVDATMIRKVDQNGIISTLLGANDLTAVRPLSCDTSMDVSQVRLEWPTDLAVNPMDNSLYVLENNVILRITENHQVSIIAGRPMHCQVPGIDYSLSKLAIHAALESATAIALSHTGILYIAETDEKKINRVRQVSTNGEISLLAGAASDCDCKNDVNCNCFYGDEGYAPDAGLNSPTSLAVSPDGTLFIADLNNIRIRAVRANRPGPALSSVGYVGSAQYEVASPREQELYVFNGEGLHIQTVSLVTGEPLFNFTYGPDGELAMLVDNCNNTVKVRRDGQGQGGGAGLLRLVLLPENQVVTLGLDPSGGLRSVSALGQEVALMGYSGNTGLLATKADETGWTTFYQYDSEGRLTNVTYPTGMVTSLHREIERSINIDIESSSRDDDVTVITNLSSVEASYTVVQDQVRNSYQLCNNGTLRVMYANGMGISFHTEPHILAGSVSPTIGRRNITLPTDNGLNSIEWRLRKEQTKGKITVFGRKLRAHGRNLLSIDFDRNTRTEKIYDDHRKFTLRIMYDAQGRPAMWLPSSSLAVVNVSYSATGQLVGLQRGSMSERTEFDPQGRILSRSFVDGKVWSYSYLDKSMVLLLQSQRQYVFEFDASGRVTAVTMPSVARHTMFTHVSVGYIRNTYNPPESNASIIHDFSEDGRPQAVHYLGTGRRVLYKYGKLTKLSEIVYDSTAVTFGYDETAGVLKMVNLQSGGFSCTIRYRKMGPLIDKQIYRFSEEGMVNARFDYTYHDNSFRIASMKPVISETPLPVDLYRYDEISGKIEHFGKFGVIYYDINQIITTAVMTLSKHFDTHGRIKEVQYEIFRSLMYWMTVQYDSMGRVVKRELKIGPYANTTQYRYDYDGDGQLSGVKVNDWSTWRYSYDLNGNLHLLNPGNSARILPLRYDLRDRITRLGDVQYRLDEDGFLSQRGSDVFDYNSKGQLLRAYNRGPGGWSVVYHYDGLGRRVSTRNSLGQHLQFFYADLNHPTRVTHIFNHSSSDISSLYYDLQGHLFAMEVSSGEEYYIASDNTGTPLAVFSSNGQMIKQIQYTAYGEVYLDSNPEFQLVVGFHGGLYDPLTKLVHFTQRDYDVLAGRWTSPDYSMWPKIGKDPAPFNLYMFKNNNPLSDMLDVKNYVTDVKSWLVMFGFQLSNIIPGFPRHSLYFVEPPYELQATQHCENGQLITGVQQAAERHNQAFMALEGRLLNKERRRRKDKPGHWFGTSTPIIGRGVMLALQEGRVVAGVSALASEDSRKVALVLNGAQYLEGTHYTQDGKDCHYFVKVGSADSDLLALGLTNGRKSLESGINVTVSGRSRRGVTVEFAVPSLLLSVRYGLAADVLDEEKVRLLELARQRALAGAWAKEQQRARDGKGGSRLWTEGERQQLLTTGRVQGYDGYYVLPVEQYPELADSSNNIQFLRQNEMGRR